AGGTATGTTATACCGTCAAGACCTTTTACGATACCTGGTGTTGAGGTGATCTGTTGTCCGATGCTGAATTCTCCTGCTTTTGTCAAACTGGAGTTAAGTGCTACTACTTTCCCGTTATCTCCAAAGACATAAATAATATCATCACCATCTATTAGCGGTCCAGATGAATTGGCAGCACTCAAGAATGTAACGTGTTGTTCCGAAGGCGATGTGGATGGATCAATTTTGTAGAGTGTACCTTGGTTGCTCAGTGCATAAACGTGTCCGCTACTACTCATCGCCATAGGTGTTGTAAATTCACCACCAAGAGTTATTGAAGAAACTTCAGTTAGGTCATTTTCATATCTTATCGAGAATGTTCCGTTCTGGGTTAGCACGTATACTCGTGTTCTACCTGGATTGAGCATCGGGGGTGTTTTAATGGGCTGTCCGAGGTTTACTGTAATAGGTGGTGTTACAAAACTGTTATTCACGGTGTCATAAGTTATTCTATACAAAGTACCGTTAACTGTGCCAAGGAAAATAACAATTTGGCCTGAGTCAAGGTATGCTGTAAGTCCATAGGATGGACCGTTTATGTTTGTATAATATGCAGTGCCACCTGTACTACCTTGTGTGAAATGATGCACTACGAGTCTATTTTGAGCCGTACCCTGAGCAGTGACGTATATCAAGTACCTGTCAGGACCGCTATCAGGTTTAATAAACACGGGAGGAGCTACGATGTTCGCCACTTGATCAATTTGTCCTTGTTGAATGGTGCCACCTGCCATAGTCAGTGTGAAAAGAGCACCGTCGTTTGACAGATAAAGCAAGGTTCCACCTTCCAGCGCAATTATACTCGGTCCTGATTTGCCTGGTATCGACCTTGAGAATGTTGGGGCCCATAATCCGCTGATGTTCAGTGCAGAAAACGTGAACTGCGGCAACAGAACTATTATGAACGTTAACAAGACAACCAAAAGTTTAAATCGCACCTTCATACACCGTACCCTCCTTTCTCACATGCTTATTAATCGTTACATCCAAACGTCAGAGAACCTGAAAGTTTTGGGCTGAGTTGGAGCTCATTCCGAACTACCGCGTATCTGAAGCAAGAAACACGAGAACGTTTTTTTGCACACTAGCTTTACAAGACTTTCATATGTCACCTCCTACATAAAAATATGGTATAAATAATTTAGCTTAAAAAAATTGAGGGCAGGACAACTTATGTCACCTTGGCTTTTAAGCCATTTAAGGAGTCTGTTGCCTGCCTTTAACCATGATTAGTTGGTTGGGCTTTCAGCCCTCGTCAGCATGGAGGATTGGTTCAGCAGGCTCCCTGCCCTCATCATTCGAAAGGAGGATTTTTCATGGATAACTTCCCTGTTTTCGTCGGCATCGATGTTTCCAAGGATAAGTTCAACGTCTGCGCTATCTCTAATCCCAGTTCCATCATCTTCGAATCTTCTTTCGATATGTCCCAGCAAGGCTTTTCCTCCTTCGCAAACAAACTCTCTGCCTTCCCAAAACAATCCATCATCATCGCTATGGAATCTACTGGCTGTTATCATCTCAACCTTCTGGCTTTCCTTTCTTCCAACGACTTTGCTTGCGCTGTTTTTAATCCTCTAACTGTTAAAAACTTTGCTTCTCTTCGAAAGACCAAAACCGACAAAATCGATGCTCGCATTATCGCTACTGCTTTGTTTTACCTACAACATCAAATTCCTTCTTCTGCTTTTGTCAACTCTGAGCTTCGTGATATTGTCAGAGCACGCGAAAACATTATCCACCGCATCGCAAAAGTTAAAGACAATATCGAAAAACTGCTCAACGTTCTTTTCCCTGAACTCGAAAGAGTTACCAATATCTACAGTGACACTATCCTCAATCTTCTTTCTCATTTCCCTTCTGCCAAGGCTATTCAAAAGGCTCGTAATCTGGATGTGTTCTTTTCCAAAGACCGTGGCAGAAGTACAAAACTTAATGCTCAAAAACTTAAAGAACTCGCTAATAACTCGATTGCTCAATATTGGCCGATGAAAGAAAAGATTCTTGTGCAAAATATCAAAGAACTACAATTTTTACAGCAACAGCTTGAAGAATACGACAAGATGATGAAAGAATATTGCGAATGTAGTGCGATAAACCTTGATATCGAGATACTCACGTCAATACCAGGTATTGGTGAAAACAGCGCGATGCATTTCTTGGCAGAAGTTGGAGATATCTCAAGATTTAGTACATACAAAAAACTCATTGCGTATTGTGGACTCGATCCAAGCATTGCCCAATCAGGCAAAAGCAAAGTAGAAGGACACATATCGAAAAGGGGCAATGCCCACCTAAGACGAATACTATGGCTAATGGCAGTGAGTGTAGTGATTCACAACGAATATTTCCGAACATACTATGAACGAAAAAGGCAGCAAGGTATACCGTACAAAAAAGCGATAATGTCAGTAGTACACAAGTTATTGCGAACGTTGTACGCAATGTTGAGAAAGAAAGAGAAGTTCAATATTGATTATGCTATCTCACACTCAAAACAAAAATTTAATTTTGCATAGTTGACTCCTTTGAATTTTCTATTTTTCCGTTTTTTACCAAAGCTTTTTTCATTTTTTGGCTGCTCAGGGATTATCTAAACAAAAATCAGGATTATTGTACATACAACAAGAAGTTTCCAATATCCCGCATCAAGTTACCTGACAAATCCTGAACATTCATAACAGTAACGTAATAATAGCCCAGTGCCATTATGGTAGACACGGAGAACACAACAGTCTTCCCATCAGAAGAGATCTCTTCCGGTTCCATTAGTAAATCCCTGTAAAAGCTGGCGAATTCGTTTTCTCTGATGAGCAGCCTCGGTTTAACTCCTGTGTTTATTCCACCAGCGTCGTAGACTTTCAATTTAAAGACCGCCGGTCCGGGTGAAATGTACGTTGGCTGGTCCTTCCCCATCTCAACATCGTTTACGGTGAGTGAGATAAATCTCGGACCGTTGTAGTCGGGTACACTCACAAAAGTTTCGGCTATTCCACCTCTATTATCGTCCGATTCCGCGTAAACTGTAATTATATGTGTTCCCTCTTCTACGTCCCACAAAGTAAATCTTTTTGCTTCTTTTCCTTCAGAAGCGATGCTCGAGTCTATCGCTTTCCCGT
The DNA window shown above is from Fervidobacterium changbaicum and carries:
- a CDS encoding IS110 family transposase, with amino-acid sequence MDNFPVFVGIDVSKDKFNVCAISNPSSIIFESSFDMSQQGFSSFANKLSAFPKQSIIIAMESTGCYHLNLLAFLSSNDFACAVFNPLTVKNFASLRKTKTDKIDARIIATALFYLQHQIPSSAFVNSELRDIVRARENIIHRIAKVKDNIEKLLNVLFPELERVTNIYSDTILNLLSHFPSAKAIQKARNLDVFFSKDRGRSTKLNAQKLKELANNSIAQYWPMKEKILVQNIKELQFLQQQLEEYDKMMKEYCECSAINLDIEILTSIPGIGENSAMHFLAEVGDISRFSTYKKLIAYCGLDPSIAQSGKSKVEGHISKRGNAHLRRILWLMAVSVVIHNEYFRTYYERKRQQGIPYKKAIMSVVHKLLRTLYAMLRKKEKFNIDYAISHSKQKFNFA